A region of Sulfitobacter faviae DNA encodes the following proteins:
- a CDS encoding glycosyltransferase family 2 protein: MNNGAFQGVSVLIPAHDEADWLPACLDALCASAPLAGPVEVIVVANGCSDNTAERARAAIPSFEARGWVLRVLELAQGGKLGAWNAGEAAARGAVLVYLDADVLVSPPLLSQLQEALAGDAPRYGSGVPRVTTSGDWVTRHYTRFWRTTGFMTHGVPGFGVFAMNRAGRARWGAWPDIISDDTFARLNFRPEERIAVPARYDWPMIEGFAPLVRVRRRQDAGVVEVARLFPELMHNDDPHDRLRPFWRRALADPLGALVFVAVRLTIHAPVLRSTNRWVRGR, translated from the coding sequence ATGAACAACGGCGCGTTCCAAGGGGTGAGTGTGTTGATCCCCGCCCATGATGAGGCCGACTGGCTGCCCGCCTGCCTTGACGCGCTCTGCGCCTCCGCGCCGCTGGCGGGGCCGGTTGAGGTGATCGTCGTGGCCAATGGCTGCTCGGACAACACCGCCGAACGCGCCCGCGCGGCGATCCCGTCGTTCGAGGCGCGGGGCTGGGTGTTGCGGGTGCTGGAACTGGCGCAAGGTGGCAAGCTTGGCGCGTGGAACGCGGGCGAGGCGGCGGCGCGGGGGGCGGTGCTGGTCTATCTCGACGCCGATGTGCTGGTGTCACCGCCCCTGCTGAGCCAGTTGCAAGAGGCGCTGGCGGGGGACGCACCGCGCTATGGCAGCGGGGTGCCGCGGGTGACGACCTCGGGCGATTGGGTGACGCGCCATTACACACGGTTCTGGCGGACGACCGGTTTCATGACCCATGGCGTGCCGGGCTTTGGCGTCTTTGCGATGAACCGCGCCGGGCGGGCGCGGTGGGGGGCGTGGCCCGATATCATCTCGGATGATACTTTCGCGCGGCTGAACTTTCGCCCCGAGGAGCGTATCGCCGTGCCGGCCCGCTATGACTGGCCGATGATCGAAGGTTTCGCGCCGTTGGTGCGGGTGCGCCGGCGGCAAGATGCAGGCGTCGTCGAGGTGGCGCGGCTGTTCCCCGAATTGATGCACAATGACGATCCCCATGACCGACTGCGCCCCTTTTGGCGGCGGGCGCTGGCCGACCCCTTGGGCGCGCTGGTCTTTGTGGCCGTGCGGCTCACGATCCATGCGCCGGTTCTGCGCAGTACGAACCGTTGGGTGCGGGGGCGCTAG
- a CDS encoding oligosaccharide flippase family protein yields MARALRSTSWIILGYGGSQAIRLASNLILTRLLFPEAFGLMALIQVVIVGLTLFSDVGIAPSIAQSKRGDDPDFLNTAWTIQAIRGACLWLAASALAWPVAAFYDEPLLLTYLPIAALSLVVAGFNPTRIETAHRHLQMGRLTLLDLTSQVIGIAVMILGAALYQSVAALVIGGVVGAVAKLALTHAFLPGPSNRFRWERPAVRELVHFGKWIFLSTMFWFFASQGDKAILGKFLSLEGLGIYNIGYFLASFPLLLGQNVTGRAMIPIYREAGGGDHPKLKRMRYGLSGGLLALLVVMALAGPWLVSVLYDPRYLQSGAILVMLALALMPQVIGMTYDQAALAAGDSRRFFISSASRASLQVGLLLAGVIAAGLPGALIGLGAAMVLSHLVLIWLARAHGVWDARHDLTFALLGLALGALALWLHWDRVLGLSATV; encoded by the coding sequence ATGGCACGGGCACTGCGCTCGACCTCTTGGATCATTTTGGGTTATGGCGGGTCGCAGGCGATCCGGCTGGCGTCGAACCTGATCCTGACGCGGCTGCTCTTTCCCGAAGCCTTTGGCCTGATGGCGCTGATACAGGTGGTGATCGTCGGGCTGACGCTGTTCTCGGACGTGGGCATCGCCCCCTCCATCGCGCAGAGCAAGCGTGGCGATGATCCGGACTTCCTGAACACCGCTTGGACAATCCAAGCGATCCGGGGGGCGTGTCTGTGGCTGGCCGCCTCTGCATTGGCATGGCCGGTGGCGGCGTTTTACGACGAGCCGCTCCTGCTGACCTACCTGCCCATCGCGGCGTTGAGCCTTGTGGTGGCCGGTTTCAATCCGACACGGATCGAAACGGCGCATCGGCATCTGCAAATGGGGCGGCTGACGCTGCTGGACCTGACATCGCAGGTGATTGGCATCGCGGTGATGATCTTGGGCGCGGCGCTCTATCAATCGGTGGCGGCGTTGGTGATCGGCGGCGTGGTGGGGGCCGTGGCGAAACTGGCGTTGACCCATGCCTTTCTGCCGGGGCCGAGCAACCGCTTTCGCTGGGAGCGTCCGGCGGTGCGCGAATTGGTGCATTTCGGCAAATGGATCTTCCTGTCGACCATGTTCTGGTTCTTTGCCAGTCAGGGGGACAAGGCGATCTTGGGCAAGTTCCTCTCGCTCGAAGGGTTGGGCATCTACAACATCGGTTATTTTCTGGCGAGCTTTCCGCTGCTGCTGGGGCAGAATGTCACCGGGCGGGCGATGATCCCGATCTACCGAGAGGCGGGGGGCGGCGATCATCCCAAGCTCAAGCGGATGCGCTATGGGCTGAGCGGCGGGCTGCTGGCGCTCTTGGTGGTCATGGCACTGGCGGGGCCGTGGTTGGTCTCGGTCCTCTATGACCCGCGCTATCTGCAAAGCGGCGCGATCTTGGTGATGCTGGCGCTGGCGCTGATGCCGCAGGTGATCGGGATGACCTATGATCAAGCGGCTTTGGCCGCGGGGGATTCGCGGCGGTTCTTCATCTCTTCGGCCTCAAGGGCCAGCCTGCAAGTGGGGCTGCTGCTGGCGGGGGTGATCGCTGCCGGTTTGCCGGGGGCGCTGATCGGGTTGGGGGCCGCGATGGTGCTGTCGCATCTGGTGCTGATCTGGCTCGCAAGGGCGCATGGCGTCTGGGACGCGCGGCATGATCTGACCTTCGCCCTCTTGGGGCTGGCGCTCGGCGCGCTGGCGCTTTGGCTACATTGGGACCGGGTTCTGGGGTTGAGCGCCACGGTCTAG
- a CDS encoding GumC family protein: MGPIYTFDDFIDMIRRRAGVIILITLLGCIASVYWALATPHVYQSSEVIQIEQPKIANDLAPSTVEGSSARRLQLIEQQLMARGTLVDIIQRFDLYDDLTALRMSEKVDLLRRSVTITGVAAPREGYADDGTISVMTFTAEMDNPADAQAVAREFADRTRQMSAARRQSQTQETLEFFQRQEQNLIRDISELEAELADYRAENDLSLEGSLEFRRGEISSLNDAILELDREIIATRLARDRVNPDARAATIAREQAELDATLESLTTQRDLLQEQRETLTASLQTSPEVERELARFERRLTQLQDQLEVITARRNEAEVGFSLESDQRGEKLITLEQAELPDYPVSLSRKKRAAVGGMASLALALIVAFLLELRRPVIRSARQMTRETGLIPVVSIPDLSPREKRRTLGKVWQERLKAGKEGRAARMARKQKG, translated from the coding sequence ATGGGACCGATCTATACATTCGATGACTTCATCGACATGATCCGCCGCCGCGCGGGCGTGATCATTTTGATCACGCTTCTGGGCTGTATCGCCTCGGTCTACTGGGCGCTTGCGACCCCGCATGTCTACCAATCCTCCGAAGTCATCCAGATCGAGCAGCCAAAGATCGCCAATGATCTGGCCCCCTCTACGGTCGAAGGGTCTTCGGCGCGGCGTTTGCAATTGATCGAACAGCAGTTGATGGCGCGCGGCACCTTGGTCGATATCATTCAACGCTTTGATCTTTATGACGATCTGACCGCGCTGCGCATGTCCGAGAAAGTCGATCTGCTGCGCCGTTCGGTCACCATCACCGGCGTCGCCGCCCCGCGCGAAGGCTATGCGGATGACGGCACCATCTCGGTCATGACCTTCACCGCCGAGATGGACAACCCCGCCGATGCGCAGGCCGTGGCCCGCGAATTCGCCGACCGCACGCGCCAGATGTCCGCCGCCCGACGCCAGAGCCAGACCCAAGAAACCTTGGAGTTTTTCCAGCGCCAAGAGCAGAACTTGATCCGCGACATCTCGGAACTTGAGGCCGAACTGGCCGATTACCGGGCCGAAAACGACCTGTCGCTCGAAGGCAGTCTTGAGTTTCGCCGCGGCGAGATCAGCAGCCTCAATGACGCCATTCTTGAACTTGACCGTGAAATCATCGCCACGCGGCTGGCGCGCGATCGGGTCAACCCCGATGCCCGCGCCGCCACCATCGCCCGCGAACAGGCCGAGTTGGATGCCACGCTCGAAAGCCTGACCACGCAGCGCGACCTTCTGCAAGAACAGCGCGAAACCCTGACCGCCAGCCTGCAAACCTCGCCCGAGGTTGAGCGGGAGCTGGCCCGGTTCGAACGCCGCCTGACCCAGTTGCAAGACCAGTTGGAGGTGATCACCGCCCGCCGGAACGAGGCGGAGGTGGGGTTCTCTCTCGAATCCGACCAGCGGGGCGAGAAGCTGATCACCTTGGAGCAGGCCGAACTGCCCGATTACCCCGTATCGCTCAGCCGCAAGAAACGCGCGGCGGTGGGCGGGATGGCCAGCTTGGCGCTGGCGCTGATCGTGGCCTTTCTGCTGGAACTGCGCCGCCCGGTGATCCGCTCAGCCCGCCAGATGACGCGCGAGACGGGGTTGATCCCTGTCGTCTCGATCCCCGACCTTAGCCCGCGCGAAAAGCGCCGGACCTTGGGGAAGGTTTGGCAGGAGCGCCTGAAGGCCGGGAAAGAGGGCCGCGCCGCGCGAATGGCCCGCAAGCAAAAGGGCTGA
- a CDS encoding CpsD/CapB family tyrosine-protein kinase, whose protein sequence is MRDLYASDALGADNSDVTAQFGGPGMRHSIRPRRTVIDHEDEFDGDFSEGDLTFEDSLPAAPAVSRYFGDDRAPRWQDLPIATPGPGGDMPLVDDHRNSAAARAFDLLRTRLRQTTLEHRWVNIAVTAPTSGCGNSFSATNLALSLSRVPGSRTVLMDMNMRSPGLAHAFDMRAPGAMSALLSGRADLGKGMLRVSDTLALGLNDRAEVNAAEILQDSATAETLLRLRASLQPEIVLYDMPPMLEHDDLSAFLPQLDGVLLISDGSQTMARHLRECERMLEGQVPLLGIVLNRARASSLPKYA, encoded by the coding sequence ATGAGAGACCTCTACGCATCCGATGCCCTCGGCGCGGACAACAGCGATGTGACAGCGCAGTTCGGCGGCCCGGGGATGCGGCACAGCATCCGCCCGCGCCGCACCGTGATCGACCATGAGGATGAGTTCGACGGCGATTTCTCCGAAGGCGACCTGACCTTTGAAGACAGCCTGCCCGCCGCCCCTGCCGTTTCCCGCTACTTCGGTGACGACCGTGCGCCGCGCTGGCAAGACCTGCCCATCGCCACCCCCGGCCCCGGCGGCGACATGCCGTTGGTCGATGATCACCGCAACAGCGCCGCGGCGCGGGCCTTTGACCTGCTGCGCACGCGCCTGCGTCAAACCACGTTAGAGCATCGCTGGGTCAATATCGCCGTCACCGCCCCCACCTCGGGCTGCGGCAACAGCTTTTCCGCGACCAATCTGGCGTTGAGCCTGTCGCGGGTGCCGGGATCGCGCACCGTGTTGATGGACATGAACATGCGCAGCCCCGGTCTGGCCCACGCCTTTGACATGCGGGCCCCCGGCGCGATGAGCGCTCTGCTCAGTGGCCGCGCCGACCTCGGCAAGGGGATGCTGCGGGTAAGCGATACGCTCGCCCTCGGCCTGAACGACCGGGCCGAGGTGAACGCCGCCGAAATCCTGCAAGACAGTGCCACGGCGGAAACCCTGCTGCGCCTGCGGGCCTCCCTCCAGCCTGAAATCGTCCTCTACGACATGCCGCCGATGCTGGAGCATGACGATCTCTCGGCCTTTTTGCCGCAATTGGACGGGGTCTTGCTGATTTCCGACGGCAGCCAGACCATGGCGCGTCACCTGCGCGAGTGCGAACGGATGCTCGAAGGTCAGGTGCCGCTCTTGGGCATCGTGCTGAACCGGGCGCGGGCTTCTAGCCTGCCGAAATATGCCTGA
- a CDS encoding sugar transferase, with the protein MEVIAGPVLGRAQPAVAGTAVLPAPRALAALRLRPTGLYGRYAKPLLDRLLILASLPIALPIIALCALALWIESGQPFYTQKRLGRGGKGFSILKLRTMVRDADAVLESYLAANPAMRAEWDEMQKLKDDPRITRVGAFLRATSLDELPQLWNVFKGDMSLIGPRPMMPDQLEMYGDAKAYFALRPGITGLWQVSARNNSRFTYRNEVDAAYRRNLSLPMDLTILLKTVGVVLRRTGC; encoded by the coding sequence ATGGAAGTGATCGCCGGTCCGGTGCTGGGCCGCGCGCAGCCTGCCGTGGCGGGGACTGCGGTGCTGCCCGCGCCGCGCGCGCTGGCGGCCCTTCGTCTGCGTCCGACCGGCCTTTATGGCCGCTACGCGAAACCGCTTCTCGACCGGCTGCTGATCCTCGCGTCCCTGCCCATCGCCCTGCCGATCATCGCGCTTTGCGCGCTGGCGCTGTGGATCGAAAGCGGTCAGCCCTTCTATACGCAAAAGCGCCTTGGGCGGGGCGGCAAAGGCTTCTCCATCCTGAAGCTGCGCACCATGGTGCGCGATGCCGACGCGGTGCTGGAGAGCTACCTTGCCGCGAACCCGGCGATGCGAGCGGAATGGGACGAGATGCAAAAGCTGAAGGACGATCCCCGCATCACGCGGGTCGGCGCTTTTCTGCGCGCCACCTCGCTGGATGAGCTGCCGCAGCTGTGGAACGTGTTCAAGGGTGACATGAGCCTGATCGGCCCGCGCCCCATGATGCCCGACCAGCTTGAGATGTATGGCGATGCAAAAGCCTATTTCGCGCTGCGCCCCGGTATCACCGGGCTGTGGCAGGTCTCGGCGCGCAACAACAGCCGGTTCACCTATCGCAATGAGGTCGACGCCGCCTATCGCCGCAATCTGTCGCTGCCGATGGACCTGACCATTCTGCTGAAAACCGTCGGCGTCGTCTTGCGCCGAACCGGGTGCTGA
- the recJ gene encoding single-stranded-DNA-specific exonuclease RecJ, with the protein MSFLGVETSLTGRRWIGPDVELTRAAELLVQRAGLPDPVCQVLARRGVIDTQAAGFLAPALRDLLPDPRSLRDMEAAATRFLSALQNRERIAIFADYDVDGGSSAALLLVWLRDMGHRATLYIPDRIDEGYGPNDEAMSALAAEHDLIVCVDCGTLSHGPIAAAKGADVIVLDHHLGGETLPDALAVVNPNRQDEDGTLAHLCAAAVVFLMLVEVGRQLREAGRKGPDLMAMLDLVALATVADVAPLTGVNRAFVRQGLKVMARRARPGLAALSDVARMDTAPTAYHLGFLLGPRINAGGRIGQADLGARLLATADPHEAAALAERLDQLNTDRREVEAAVRASAMAQAEERGFDGPLAWAAGPGWHPGVVGIVASRLKEAANRPSIVIGVEDGIGKGSGRSISGIDLGAPIQRLAAEGLLIKGGGHKMAAGLTVAEDKIDAAMARLGELLTKQGAHLAGPADLNLCGMMMPGAATVELAEMVDQAGPFGAGAPAPRYAFADMQIRFAKRVGENHLKVSFGDGLGANLEAISFGAYDGPLGPALENHGGARFHLAGRLDINNFRGRRTVQLRLEDAARA; encoded by the coding sequence ATGAGCTTTCTCGGTGTCGAAACATCTTTGACCGGGCGGCGCTGGATCGGTCCTGACGTGGAACTGACCCGCGCGGCGGAACTGCTGGTGCAGCGCGCGGGCCTGCCCGATCCGGTGTGCCAAGTGCTGGCGCGCCGCGGCGTGATCGATACCCAAGCGGCGGGCTTTCTGGCCCCCGCCCTGCGCGACCTGCTGCCCGATCCCCGATCCCTGCGCGATATGGAGGCGGCAGCGACGCGGTTTCTCTCGGCCCTGCAAAACCGCGAGCGCATCGCGATTTTCGCGGATTATGACGTGGACGGCGGCTCTTCCGCCGCGCTGCTGCTGGTCTGGCTACGCGACATGGGCCACCGCGCGACGCTCTATATCCCCGACCGTATCGACGAGGGCTATGGCCCCAATGACGAGGCGATGTCGGCCCTCGCCGCTGAGCATGATCTGATCGTCTGCGTCGACTGCGGCACGCTGTCCCATGGCCCCATCGCCGCCGCCAAGGGCGCGGATGTCATCGTGTTGGACCACCACCTTGGCGGCGAAACGCTGCCCGATGCGCTGGCCGTGGTGAACCCCAACAGACAGGACGAAGACGGCACGCTGGCGCATCTCTGCGCCGCTGCGGTCGTGTTCTTGATGCTCGTCGAAGTGGGGCGCCAACTGCGCGAAGCGGGGCGCAAGGGGCCAGACCTGATGGCGATGCTCGATCTGGTGGCGCTGGCCACTGTCGCCGATGTGGCCCCGCTCACAGGCGTGAACCGCGCTTTCGTGCGTCAGGGGCTCAAGGTCATGGCTCGGCGCGCGCGGCCCGGTCTTGCCGCCCTGTCGGATGTGGCGCGGATGGACACGGCCCCCACGGCCTATCACCTCGGATTTCTACTCGGCCCGCGCATCAACGCGGGCGGGCGCATCGGGCAGGCCGACCTTGGCGCGCGGCTCTTGGCCACCGCAGACCCGCATGAGGCCGCGGCCCTCGCCGAACGGCTTGACCAACTCAATACCGACCGCCGCGAGGTTGAGGCCGCTGTGCGCGCCAGTGCCATGGCACAGGCCGAAGAACGCGGCTTTGACGGGCCGCTGGCATGGGCCGCTGGCCCCGGCTGGCATCCCGGCGTGGTGGGCATCGTCGCCTCACGCCTAAAAGAAGCCGCCAACCGCCCCTCTATCGTTATCGGCGTCGAAGACGGCATCGGCAAGGGCTCGGGCCGCTCGATCAGCGGTATCGACCTCGGCGCGCCAATCCAACGCCTTGCCGCCGAAGGGCTGCTGATCAAGGGCGGCGGGCACAAGATGGCAGCCGGCCTGACGGTGGCGGAAGACAAGATCGACGCGGCAATGGCGCGCTTGGGCGAATTGCTCACCAAACAGGGCGCGCATTTGGCAGGACCTGCCGACCTCAACCTCTGCGGCATGATGATGCCCGGCGCGGCCACCGTGGAACTGGCCGAGATGGTCGACCAAGCCGGCCCCTTCGGCGCCGGCGCCCCTGCCCCGCGCTATGCCTTTGCGGACATGCAAATCCGCTTTGCCAAACGCGTAGGCGAGAACCACCTGAAAGTGAGCTTTGGCGACGGCCTCGGCGCGAATCTAGAGGCGATTTCCTTTGGCGCCTACGACGGCCCCCTCGGCCCCGCGCTGGAAAACCACGGCGGCGCGCGTTTCCACCTCGCAGGCCGTCTCGACATTAACAATTTCCGCGGTCGGCGCACCGTTCAACTGCGTTTGGAGGACGCCGCGCGGGCCTGA